From one Roseovarius indicus genomic stretch:
- a CDS encoding NAD(P)-dependent oxidoreductase: MREKIIVPNWIEDETLATLRMVGEVISNDSTEPLSFERLKEVCADATALMAFMTEAVDRAFLEACPHLKIVAGALKGFDNIDVTACTDHGVLVTIVPDLLTEPTAELTLGLMIALTRNMRDGDTHMRTGTYAGWRARFYGGTLQGAVVGVIGAGAVGRETLRLLSGFRGTRLYHDVTPLDPTTEKALSARKAALDEIVATSDFVVLAVPLTEATLGMVDAAFISRMKPGACLINPARGSLVNEADVASALETGHLGGYAADTYEMEDWARPDRPQHVHPALLASEKTVLTPHIGSAVVEVRRAIAASAADSIITTLKGDLPETALNPQVLKG; this comes from the coding sequence ATGCGCGAAAAAATCATTGTGCCGAACTGGATCGAGGACGAGACACTGGCCACCCTACGGATGGTCGGCGAGGTCATTTCGAATGACAGCACAGAGCCGTTATCGTTCGAACGGCTGAAAGAGGTTTGTGCGGACGCAACTGCACTGATGGCCTTCATGACGGAAGCGGTGGACCGCGCATTTCTCGAAGCCTGCCCGCATCTGAAGATCGTGGCGGGGGCACTGAAAGGCTTTGACAACATTGATGTCACTGCCTGCACGGATCATGGCGTGTTGGTCACGATCGTGCCCGATCTGCTGACCGAACCGACGGCGGAACTCACGCTTGGGCTGATGATCGCTCTGACCCGGAACATGCGGGACGGCGATACGCACATGCGGACGGGCACCTACGCTGGATGGCGCGCGCGCTTTTACGGGGGCACGTTGCAGGGCGCTGTGGTCGGCGTCATCGGCGCGGGGGCTGTCGGGCGCGAAACACTGCGACTGCTATCCGGCTTTCGGGGAACGCGGCTTTATCACGATGTGACGCCACTGGATCCGACAACCGAGAAAGCGCTGAGCGCGCGCAAGGCTGCGCTGGACGAAATCGTGGCCACATCGGATTTCGTTGTTCTGGCGGTTCCTTTGACCGAGGCGACGCTTGGGATGGTCGATGCCGCATTTATCTCCCGCATGAAACCAGGGGCCTGCCTGATAAATCCTGCGCGCGGCAGCCTGGTCAATGAAGCCGACGTCGCATCCGCGCTCGAAACCGGCCATCTGGGTGGATACGCTGCCGACACCTATGAGATGGAAGACTGGGCCAGGCCCGACCGTCCACAGCACGTCCACCCCGCCCTGTTGGCTTCGGAGAAAACCGTTCTGACACCGCATATCGGATCGGCTGTGGTTGAGGTGCGGCGCGCCATCGCAGCCTCGGCGGCGGACAGCATTATCACAACGCTCAAAGGCGACCTACCCGAGACAGCGCTGAACCCCCAAGTCCTGAAAGGATAA
- a CDS encoding LysR family transcriptional regulator: MLNLSLVRSFVGLVEAGSFHGAATRLKIAQPTISQHLQKLEEDLGVPLIERSHAGSRPTRHGERFLPHARHLLKSAARAETIARDDSLIVGCSGNIASYYMAKAFKGFLDAEDWRGRWEITSAPNPRIAEMLLSREIDIAAMEWPLSHPDVAAERWRSAEMIVILPTDHPWAGRREITVEEFLTLEMIGGESGSGTGTLLRDVLGDRAGELRTRANVGSTEAVKQAVMSGLGASIILAEAVTHEIDTGALIGISIKGMAMKKTFFTARLKTIRDDEIATKLSRFLTG; encoded by the coding sequence ATGCTGAACCTGAGCCTTGTGCGGAGCTTTGTCGGTCTTGTCGAAGCGGGTAGTTTCCATGGCGCTGCGACCCGCTTGAAGATCGCACAACCGACAATTTCCCAGCATTTGCAAAAGCTTGAAGAGGATTTAGGCGTTCCACTGATCGAGCGTAGTCATGCTGGCAGCCGTCCGACACGGCATGGCGAACGCTTCCTGCCTCATGCGCGCCATCTGTTGAAATCTGCTGCACGCGCCGAGACCATCGCGCGCGACGACAGTCTGATCGTTGGGTGCAGTGGCAATATCGCCAGCTACTATATGGCCAAGGCGTTCAAAGGGTTTCTGGACGCGGAGGACTGGCGAGGCCGGTGGGAAATCACCTCGGCACCCAATCCCCGCATCGCCGAGATGCTACTGAGCCGGGAGATCGACATTGCGGCAATGGAATGGCCCCTTTCACACCCGGATGTCGCGGCAGAGCGGTGGCGCAGCGCGGAGATGATCGTGATCCTGCCCACCGACCATCCTTGGGCGGGCCGCCGCGAGATCACCGTCGAGGAGTTCCTCACACTTGAAATGATCGGCGGGGAAAGTGGATCCGGCACCGGCACGCTCCTGCGCGATGTGTTGGGCGACAGGGCCGGCGAACTGCGCACGCGCGCGAATGTCGGATCGACCGAAGCCGTCAAACAGGCTGTCATGTCCGGCTTGGGTGCTTCTATCATTCTCGCCGAAGCTGTAACCCATGAAATTGATACCGGCGCACTGATCGGTATTTCCATCAAAGGAATGGCGATGAAGAAGACATTCTTCACAGCCCGCCTGAAGACGATCAGAGACGACGAAATCGCAACAAAGCTGTCCCGCTTTCTAACTGGCTAG
- a CDS encoding recombinase family protein, whose protein sequence is MAKVGYARVSSVGQSLNVQREKLSDCDKLFEEKRSGTTDARPQLKQCLNYVREGDQLIVTRIDRLARSTLHLCQVAETLREKGVDLVVLDQNIDTSDATGRLLFNMLGAIGQFETEIRAERQMDGIKKAKDRGVQFGKRPALTNDQIAELREKRAQGKLIKDLMAEYSLSKATIYRYLTENAA, encoded by the coding sequence ATGGCCAAAGTCGGATATGCCCGCGTCAGTTCAGTCGGACAATCTCTAAACGTGCAGCGTGAAAAACTGAGCGACTGTGACAAACTGTTCGAAGAAAAGCGCAGCGGCACCACCGATGCCCGCCCTCAGCTCAAGCAATGTCTGAATTATGTCCGTGAAGGCGACCAGCTGATTGTAACGCGCATCGACCGACTGGCCCGATCCACTTTGCACCTATGTCAGGTCGCGGAGACGCTGCGCGAAAAGGGCGTCGATCTTGTCGTCCTCGACCAGAACATCGACACATCCGATGCAACTGGTCGTCTGTTGTTCAACATGCTGGGTGCTATCGGCCAATTCGAGACTGAGATCCGGGCCGAACGGCAAATGGACGGAATCAAGAAGGCGAAAGATCGCGGCGTTCAGTTCGGCAAACGGCCTGCGCTCACCAATGATCAGATCGCAGAGCTCCGCGAAAAACGCGCTCAAGGTAAGCTGATCAAAGACCTCATGGCTGAATACAGCCTCTCTAAGGCCACCATCTATCGCTATCTCACCGAAAACGCGGCCTGA
- a CDS encoding sigma-54 dependent transcriptional regulator, whose protein sequence is MFADTDPAIISGNGGPSTLSNISTVLIKSKDKALTLSASSALSELDGYRLIFCEDDNSAKSRLDEVNVDLILYDVDEDDFGPDNALARSRLSHTACWRIVICEKNEMSCGAQLCEDTASYLYLAKPVQEQQIRIVVKRALEHAELSRRHRILSRELKLSLDDEIFNDEEGGSVQGGVSRFERLVYASPKMAEVVAEAKVAASTGMPVLIRGETGTGKELLARAIHFNSDRVNSPMHSQNCGGVSDDALYSELFGHMRGAFPGAIADRLGLFRAADGGTVFLDEVSEVSPHFQVALLRFLQEGEVKPLGSDKTLYSNVRIIAASNRSIEEMVEKGSFRRDLYYRLRGFQLELPPLRDRTDDIPVLTQFFVEKYAGVVGRRVLGVTSDVLKRLEYYPFPGNVRELESEVQRMVAVAEQGGYVALRHLSEKIARTPIENGEDAAFVPSGVTLKDKVEHLEQVVLTKALEAFHWNQSKVAEELGLSRVGLANKIKRYGLRKG, encoded by the coding sequence ATGTTTGCTGATACTGATCCGGCAATCATCAGTGGCAACGGAGGTCCAAGCACCTTGTCGAATATATCTACGGTTCTTATCAAGTCCAAGGACAAGGCTTTGACCCTGTCCGCTTCCAGCGCTCTGAGCGAATTGGATGGGTATCGGCTGATCTTTTGCGAGGATGATAACTCCGCAAAGAGCCGCCTTGACGAAGTGAACGTGGACCTCATTCTCTATGACGTCGATGAGGATGATTTTGGACCGGACAACGCGTTGGCGCGGTCTCGCTTGTCTCATACCGCGTGTTGGCGCATTGTTATTTGCGAAAAAAATGAAATGAGCTGCGGCGCGCAACTCTGCGAAGATACGGCGTCCTATTTGTATCTTGCCAAACCGGTGCAAGAGCAGCAGATCCGCATCGTCGTCAAGCGCGCCCTGGAACACGCCGAGCTGTCGCGCCGGCACCGGATACTGAGCAGAGAGCTCAAGCTGTCGCTGGATGACGAGATTTTCAACGACGAGGAAGGCGGATCGGTTCAGGGTGGCGTTTCACGCTTTGAAAGACTGGTCTATGCAAGCCCCAAGATGGCCGAAGTTGTCGCCGAGGCGAAAGTCGCGGCCTCCACGGGCATGCCGGTCCTGATCCGAGGCGAGACGGGCACCGGCAAGGAGCTTTTGGCGCGCGCCATTCACTTTAACTCGGATCGCGTGAATTCACCCATGCACAGCCAGAATTGCGGCGGTGTGTCTGACGATGCCTTGTATTCCGAGCTGTTTGGCCACATGCGTGGCGCCTTTCCGGGGGCGATTGCGGATCGGCTGGGCCTTTTTCGGGCGGCTGATGGGGGCACGGTGTTTCTGGACGAGGTGTCAGAAGTATCACCGCATTTTCAGGTGGCCCTTTTACGCTTCCTGCAAGAGGGCGAAGTCAAACCACTTGGTTCAGACAAGACACTGTACAGCAACGTGCGGATCATCGCGGCATCCAACCGTTCAATTGAGGAGATGGTGGAAAAAGGCAGTTTCCGCCGCGATCTGTATTATCGTTTACGCGGGTTTCAACTGGAATTGCCACCGCTTCGCGACCGGACCGACGACATCCCGGTGCTGACACAGTTCTTTGTTGAGAAATATGCCGGTGTGGTTGGTCGCCGGGTATTGGGTGTCACATCTGACGTTCTGAAGCGGTTGGAGTATTACCCATTTCCGGGCAATGTCCGCGAGCTGGAAAGCGAAGTTCAGCGCATGGTCGCGGTTGCGGAACAAGGTGGATATGTTGCTCTACGACATTTATCGGAAAAGATCGCGCGCACGCCAATCGAAAACGGCGAGGACGCAGCTTTCGTGCCATCCGGTGTAACGCTTAAAGACAAGGTCGAACATTTGGAGCAGGTCGTTTTGACCAAGGCGCTGGAGGCGTTTCATTGGAATCAAAGTAAGGTCGCGGAAGAATTGGGCTTGTCACGAGTCGGGCTGGCAAACAAGATCAAGAGATACGGTCTGCGCAAAGGGTAA
- a CDS encoding NADH-quinone oxidoreductase subunit B family protein, which translates to MANLLWLQGGACSGNTMSFLNAEEPSACDLVTDFGINVLWQPSLGLELGDQVKAIVEKCISGEIKLDIFVFEGTVINAPDGTGEWNRFCGRPMKEWVKELSAVADFVVAIGDCATYGGIPATAPNPSDSVGLQFLKRDKGGALGEGFAAKSGLPVINIPGCPAHPDWVTQILVAVATGRAGDLTLDEFHRPKTFFSSFTQTGCTRNMHFAYKVSTTAFGQRKGCLFYDLGCRGPMTHSPCNRILWNRHSSKTRAGMPCLGCTEPEFPFFDLAPGTVFKTQTVMGVPKDMPEGVDKKGYIKLTSAAKGAAPAWAEEDIFVV; encoded by the coding sequence ATGGCAAACCTGTTGTGGCTTCAGGGGGGCGCGTGTTCCGGCAACACGATGTCTTTCCTGAATGCAGAGGAACCAAGCGCATGTGATCTGGTCACTGACTTTGGGATCAACGTCCTTTGGCAACCCTCCCTCGGGCTTGAACTGGGCGATCAGGTCAAAGCGATCGTCGAGAAGTGTATTTCTGGCGAGATCAAGCTGGACATCTTTGTCTTCGAAGGCACCGTCATCAATGCGCCGGACGGCACCGGCGAATGGAACCGGTTCTGCGGGCGCCCGATGAAGGAGTGGGTGAAAGAGCTGTCAGCGGTTGCTGATTTTGTCGTGGCGATCGGCGATTGCGCGACCTATGGCGGCATTCCGGCGACGGCGCCGAACCCGTCCGACAGCGTCGGCCTGCAGTTTCTCAAGCGCGACAAGGGCGGCGCACTGGGTGAAGGTTTTGCCGCTAAATCCGGATTGCCTGTCATCAATATTCCGGGTTGTCCGGCACACCCTGACTGGGTAACGCAGATTCTGGTGGCGGTTGCCACGGGTCGGGCCGGTGATCTGACGCTGGATGAATTCCATCGCCCCAAAACGTTCTTTTCCTCTTTCACGCAGACCGGGTGCACGCGCAACATGCATTTTGCCTACAAGGTGTCGACCACGGCGTTCGGCCAGCGCAAGGGGTGCCTGTTCTACGATCTGGGGTGTCGTGGTCCTATGACTCACAGCCCCTGCAATCGCATCCTGTGGAACCGCCATTCGTCAAAAACCCGTGCGGGTATGCCCTGCCTGGGCTGTACCGAACCGGAGTTCCCGTTCTTTGATCTGGCGCCGGGAACGGTCTTCAAGACACAAACCGTCATGGGTGTACCCAAGGACATGCCCGAGGGCGTGGACAAGAAGGGTTACATCAAGCTCACCTCCGCCGCCAAAGGCGCGGCACCTGCGTGGGCAGAGGAAGATATCTTCGTAGTCTAA
- a CDS encoding nickel-dependent hydrogenase large subunit: MSAAVETLDISPVGRVEGDLDVRVDIENGVVTNAWTHAEMFRGFEVILKDKDPQAGLVVTPRACGICGASHLTCAAWALDTAWGTTVPRNAILARNLGQIVESLQSLPRHHYGLWMIDYTNENYAMSPFYEEAVKRYSPFTGTSYEAGVTISGRPVEIYALLGGQWPHSSFMVPGGVMCSPTLTDITRAWSILEHFRQNWIEPLWLGCSMERYEEIQTLEQFEAWLDEKPEHANSDLGLFWRMSKDIGLDQYGKGHGRFTTWGYLPHEDKYQNPTIDGRSDAVIMKSGIYDGASDTFSPMDQSFVREDTQHAWYDEAAGAVHPFDRTTNPVSKNPIDPEGKYSWSTAVSHAESGRLEAGPLARRLVAGNDTGHDFQHSDGLVLDMYRKMGGASTMLRHFARMHELCILYREAERNLREFQLNDEWYIKPTEKDGQGWGATEAIRGALCHWIDVRDGKIANYQIIAPTTWNVGPRTSDGARGPIEEALIGTPIKNSADPVEVGHVCRSYDSCLVCTVHAHDAKSGDELARFRTA, translated from the coding sequence ATGTCTGCAGCAGTAGAAACACTCGACATTTCGCCGGTTGGCCGCGTCGAAGGCGATCTGGATGTCCGGGTCGATATTGAAAACGGCGTTGTCACCAACGCCTGGACCCACGCGGAGATGTTTCGCGGGTTCGAAGTCATCCTGAAAGACAAGGACCCCCAAGCCGGTCTGGTCGTCACGCCGCGCGCCTGCGGGATCTGCGGTGCGTCACACCTGACCTGCGCAGCCTGGGCACTCGATACTGCCTGGGGCACCACCGTGCCGCGCAACGCCATTCTGGCGCGCAACCTCGGCCAGATCGTGGAATCTCTGCAGTCCCTGCCGCGCCACCATTATGGGTTGTGGATGATCGACTATACCAACGAAAACTACGCGATGAGCCCGTTTTACGAGGAAGCCGTCAAACGCTATTCCCCGTTTACCGGCACATCCTATGAAGCAGGCGTGACAATCTCCGGCCGTCCGGTCGAGATTTACGCGCTGTTGGGCGGTCAGTGGCCGCATTCGTCCTTCATGGTGCCTGGCGGCGTCATGTGTTCTCCGACACTTACGGATATCACCCGCGCCTGGTCTATTCTGGAGCATTTCCGTCAGAACTGGATCGAGCCACTGTGGCTCGGCTGCTCAATGGAGCGTTACGAAGAAATCCAGACCTTGGAGCAATTCGAGGCATGGCTGGACGAAAAGCCCGAGCACGCCAATTCTGATCTGGGCCTGTTCTGGCGCATGTCCAAGGACATTGGCCTTGACCAGTACGGTAAAGGCCACGGCCGGTTCACCACATGGGGGTATCTGCCCCACGAGGACAAGTATCAGAACCCCACGATTGATGGTCGCTCAGATGCGGTGATCATGAAATCGGGCATCTACGACGGTGCATCCGACACATTCAGCCCGATGGACCAGTCCTTTGTCCGCGAAGACACGCAGCACGCCTGGTACGACGAGGCGGCGGGTGCGGTCCACCCGTTCGACCGCACCACGAACCCAGTGAGCAAGAACCCCATCGACCCGGAGGGCAAGTATTCCTGGTCGACGGCCGTGTCGCATGCCGAAAGCGGTCGCCTCGAGGCCGGCCCGCTGGCGCGGCGTCTGGTGGCGGGCAATGACACGGGCCATGACTTCCAGCACAGCGACGGGTTGGTGCTGGATATGTACCGCAAGATGGGCGGTGCTTCGACGATGCTGCGCCACTTTGCGCGGATGCACGAGCTTTGCATTCTCTATCGCGAAGCCGAACGCAATTTGCGCGAGTTCCAGTTGAACGACGAATGGTATATAAAGCCAACTGAAAAAGACGGACAGGGCTGGGGTGCGACCGAGGCGATTCGCGGTGCGCTGTGCCATTGGATCGATGTACGCGACGGCAAGATCGCCAATTACCAGATCATCGCGCCGACGACATGGAATGTTGGGCCGCGTACATCTGACGGCGCCCGGGGGCCAATCGAAGAAGCGTTGATCGGCACGCCGATCAAGAACAGCGCGGATCCGGTCGAGGTCGGTCACGTTTGTCGATCCTATGACAGTTGCCTTGTGTGTACTGTTCATGCGCATGATGCCAAATCCGGTGATGAACTGGCACGCTTCCGAACAGCCTGA
- a CDS encoding hydrogenase maturation protease → MVLPPVADLMPLDVVVIGCGNPNRSDDGVGPHLIAQMRENGVPEHTRIFDGGTDGMSVMYSARGATHLIIVDARVPEGSPGTIYEVPGEVLEAPPNNSLNLHDFRWDHALYAGRRIYGDAFPKTTSVLLIEAATLELGLGLSDEVSRAARTVECRIRDLIDTWSEA, encoded by the coding sequence ATGGTCCTGCCGCCTGTGGCGGATCTGATGCCGCTTGATGTTGTCGTCATCGGATGCGGCAACCCAAACCGAAGCGACGACGGCGTCGGTCCGCATCTCATCGCTCAAATGCGCGAAAACGGCGTGCCGGAGCACACTCGCATATTCGACGGCGGAACCGACGGGATGTCGGTCATGTACAGCGCACGCGGCGCCACGCATCTGATCATTGTCGATGCCCGGGTCCCCGAAGGGTCGCCGGGCACCATTTATGAGGTTCCTGGAGAGGTTCTGGAAGCACCGCCCAACAACAGCCTGAACCTGCATGATTTCAGGTGGGATCATGCGCTTTACGCAGGACGCCGTATCTATGGTGATGCGTTTCCCAAGACGACATCGGTGCTGTTGATCGAGGCCGCGACGCTGGAGCTTGGGTTAGGCCTGAGCGACGAGGTTTCTCGCGCGGCGCGGACGGTTGAGTGCCGCATTCGGGACCTGATCGATACGTGGTCGGAGGCATGA
- a CDS encoding NifU family protein: MPDAASLEGEEPTLDRLIGDLKALEMLADGWDEAARNGAHARAEAVDALNKEAFRRLIGALKDNPEFGNALKEAARDEVVYAVLRRHGILRPSLYERVEAALETVRPSLVSHGGDAEVAAVEGKRAEIRFLGACDGCPASQLTFYAGVKKAIQDQVPEITEVKQAKGLGGGGSDGVQFTSPFANYGDNEWTTALPLDDLADGETRFIDIDTHSVIITRFADKVSCFKNACAHMGLEMTQGDIIETILSCPHHGFRYALESGECLTAPEVQLQPHAVRVKGPNIEVRIIA; encoded by the coding sequence ATGCCGGATGCCGCATCTCTTGAAGGCGAAGAGCCGACTCTGGATCGCCTGATCGGCGATCTGAAGGCGCTTGAAATGCTGGCAGACGGCTGGGATGAGGCGGCCCGCAACGGAGCCCATGCAAGGGCTGAAGCCGTAGATGCATTGAACAAGGAGGCGTTCCGACGGTTGATCGGAGCGCTTAAGGACAACCCAGAGTTTGGCAACGCCCTGAAAGAGGCGGCCCGGGATGAAGTGGTCTACGCCGTGTTGCGCCGCCACGGGATATTGCGGCCATCGCTCTACGAACGGGTCGAGGCGGCGCTGGAAACGGTGCGCCCGAGCCTGGTCAGCCATGGCGGCGATGCCGAGGTCGCTGCGGTCGAAGGCAAGCGCGCAGAAATTCGGTTTCTGGGTGCCTGTGATGGGTGCCCGGCGTCACAACTGACGTTCTATGCGGGTGTCAAAAAGGCCATTCAGGATCAGGTTCCCGAGATCACCGAAGTGAAACAGGCCAAGGGTCTGGGCGGTGGCGGGTCGGACGGCGTTCAGTTCACGTCGCCCTTTGCAAATTACGGCGACAACGAGTGGACAACGGCGCTGCCGCTGGATGATCTGGCCGATGGCGAAACGCGCTTTATCGACATCGACACTCATTCAGTGATCATCACCCGCTTTGCCGACAAGGTAAGCTGCTTCAAGAATGCATGCGCCCATATGGGCCTTGAGATGACCCAAGGCGATATCATCGAGACGATCCTGTCCTGCCCGCATCACGGGTTTCGATATGCGCTTGAGAGTGGCGAGTGTTTGACTGCTCCCGAGGTGCAATTGCAGCCGCACGCGGTGCGGGTCAAAGGCCCCAATATCGAAGTGAGGATTATCGCGTGA
- the hypF gene encoding carbamoyltransferase HypF, translated as MTGARFTVSGQVQGVGFRPTVWRLAHEMGLTGDVKNTGEGVVIQLWGDHVATFPDRLHSALPPLARIERLDVTPLTDPAPCGFEITASQEGEMRGNVTPDAATCADCLEEIRNPFERRYRYPFANCTNCGPRFSIVQAAPYDRAKTTMAPFDFCPPCEAEYSNPVDRRFHAQPVACGRCGPNIWIEKLGKGAVNLEAFSMLDDVDATGGMIMNGHIVAIRGLGGVHLACDATNAAAVAELRRRKSRTGKAFALMARDLDVVRAYCEVSKIEADLLSSPQAPIVLLKAKPNGLPSEIAPGLDRLGVMLPYTPFYHMILRRIGRPVIMTSGNPSGQPQCIDNQETRDRLADIADFACLHNRDIANRIDDSVVRVDLGRPRVLRRARGYAPQGLELPAGFSDALEVLALGAEQKNTFCLVKDARAIMSQHMGDLEDVATNADVTRNLGLYENLFDHAPDIIAVDQHPQYLSTQRGFQMAGDRPVIQVQHHHAHIAACLVENNRPLSAEHVLGIALDGTGLGDDGTIWGGEFLICDYHGYRRVGCLKPVALPGGVAAVREPWRNAYAHLMAEMGWGEFAINFPDLEVFSRMRDLPRDTLDAMIKSGTNSPLASSCGRLFDAAAAIAGIAWDRQNYEGEAAILFEAALDPDALNEPDDLAYPFSIPLMGGKGMPYIEPLAVWRAMLGDLVLQTPIGTISARFHRGLARAIVEMAVRLTKDTAIDTVALSGGCFQNATLFALVHQGLEGAELTVLSHSDYPANDGGISLGQAVIALANTQGEDAKCA; from the coding sequence ATGACCGGTGCCCGCTTCACCGTTTCTGGTCAGGTTCAGGGCGTAGGCTTTCGCCCGACGGTCTGGCGGCTGGCGCATGAAATGGGCCTGACGGGCGATGTGAAAAACACCGGCGAAGGCGTAGTGATCCAGCTTTGGGGGGACCATGTCGCAACCTTTCCAGACAGGCTGCACAGCGCACTGCCGCCGCTGGCGCGCATCGAACGGCTCGATGTCACACCCCTGACCGACCCAGCCCCTTGCGGATTTGAAATCACCGCATCGCAAGAGGGCGAGATGCGAGGCAATGTGACGCCAGATGCCGCAACCTGCGCCGATTGCCTGGAGGAAATCCGCAATCCGTTTGAGCGGCGCTATCGCTATCCGTTTGCCAATTGCACCAATTGCGGGCCGCGCTTTTCGATTGTGCAGGCCGCTCCCTATGACCGCGCTAAAACAACCATGGCGCCGTTTGATTTCTGTCCACCTTGCGAGGCGGAATATTCCAACCCGGTCGACCGCCGCTTTCACGCGCAGCCGGTGGCCTGTGGCCGGTGCGGACCGAACATCTGGATCGAGAAACTTGGCAAGGGCGCGGTGAATCTCGAAGCGTTTTCAATGCTGGATGACGTGGATGCCACCGGCGGGATGATCATGAATGGTCACATCGTCGCAATCCGGGGTCTGGGCGGTGTGCATCTAGCTTGTGACGCCACCAACGCCGCGGCCGTGGCCGAATTGCGCAGGCGCAAATCGCGCACGGGCAAGGCCTTTGCCCTGATGGCCCGCGATCTGGATGTGGTGCGCGCGTATTGCGAGGTGTCGAAGATCGAGGCCGATCTTCTGTCGAGCCCGCAAGCACCTATCGTTCTGCTGAAGGCCAAGCCCAACGGTCTGCCAAGCGAGATCGCGCCGGGTCTGGATCGTCTTGGCGTAATGCTGCCCTATACGCCGTTCTATCACATGATCCTGCGGCGCATCGGGCGCCCGGTGATCATGACCAGCGGCAATCCTTCGGGTCAGCCGCAATGCATCGACAATCAGGAAACCCGCGACCGTCTTGCCGATATCGCAGATTTCGCCTGTCTTCATAACCGCGACATCGCCAACCGGATCGATGACAGTGTTGTGCGCGTCGATCTGGGCCGTCCGCGCGTGCTGCGCCGGGCGCGTGGATATGCGCCGCAGGGGCTTGAACTGCCAGCCGGGTTTTCCGACGCGCTTGAGGTTCTGGCGCTCGGTGCGGAACAGAAGAACACATTCTGCCTCGTCAAGGACGCCCGCGCCATCATGTCCCAGCACATGGGCGATCTGGAGGATGTGGCCACAAACGCGGATGTGACGCGCAATCTGGGTCTATACGAAAACCTCTTTGATCATGCTCCAGATATAATCGCTGTCGATCAGCATCCGCAATACCTGTCCACGCAGCGCGGGTTCCAGATGGCAGGCGACCGGCCTGTGATCCAGGTACAGCATCACCACGCGCATATCGCCGCGTGCCTGGTCGAGAACAACCGGCCCCTGAGCGCAGAACACGTGCTAGGCATCGCGCTGGACGGCACAGGCCTGGGGGATGACGGCACGATCTGGGGCGGTGAATTCCTGATCTGCGACTACCACGGGTATCGCCGGGTCGGCTGTCTGAAACCAGTTGCACTGCCCGGCGGTGTGGCCGCCGTGCGTGAGCCATGGCGCAATGCCTATGCGCATCTGATGGCCGAGATGGGCTGGGGCGAGTTTGCAATCAACTTTCCCGATCTGGAGGTCTTCAGCCGTATGCGGGACCTGCCTCGCGACACTTTGGATGCGATGATCAAGTCTGGAACGAATTCGCCCTTGGCGTCGTCCTGTGGCCGGCTGTTCGATGCCGCTGCCGCGATTGCAGGCATCGCTTGGGACCGGCAGAATTACGAGGGCGAAGCCGCGATCCTGTTCGAGGCCGCCCTTGATCCTGACGCGCTGAACGAGCCAGATGATCTGGCCTATCCGTTTTCAATACCGCTGATGGGCGGCAAGGGCATGCCCTATATCGAGCCGCTGGCCGTCTGGCGCGCCATGCTGGGCGATCTGGTTCTGCAGACACCCATTGGCACGATTTCGGCAAGGTTTCACCGGGGATTGGCCCGCGCCATTGTCGAAATGGCGGTGCGGCTGACCAAAGACACGGCCATCGACACCGTCGCCCTGTCGGGTGGCTGTTTTCAAAACGCGACGCTGTTCGCGCTGGTTCATCAAGGCTTGGAAGGAGCAGAGCTGACGGTTCTGAGCCATTCCGACTATCCGGCGAATGACGGCGGTATTTCACTGGGGCAAGCCGTGATTGCCCTGGCAAACACACAAGGGGAGGACGCAAAATGTGCCTAG
- a CDS encoding HypC/HybG/HupF family hydrogenase formation chaperone: protein MCLGIPGQITEISDATRKLAMVDISGVKREVNVACIAGDDPLEDLIGTWTLIHVGFAMSKINEKEAALTLEVLRELGEAQEEIEAMRASAAMLSEAS, encoded by the coding sequence ATGTGCCTAGGAATTCCAGGACAAATTACCGAGATCTCGGATGCGACCCGCAAGCTCGCCATGGTCGACATCTCGGGCGTGAAACGTGAGGTCAACGTGGCCTGCATCGCGGGTGATGACCCGTTGGAGGACTTGATTGGCACGTGGACCTTGATCCATGTCGGTTTTGCCATGAGCAAGATCAACGAAAAGGAAGCGGCCCTGACACTGGAGGTCCTGCGCGAACTTGGCGAAGCGCAGGAAGAGATAGAGGCGATGCGGGCCAGTGCGGCCATGCTGTCGGAAGCGTCATGA